In Desulfuromonas acetexigens, the following proteins share a genomic window:
- a CDS encoding Na/Pi cotransporter family protein, protein MLDILLNEKLIFGLVGGLGIFLFGMKIMSEGLQKIAGDRMRKILAALTNNRVIGTLVGIAVTAIIQSSSATTVMVVGFVNAGLMSLVQSIGVILGANIGTTITAQLIAFKITKFALPAIGLGAGLKLFSRSRKWMYMGEVLLGFGFLFFGLQIMEQAFNPLKTSDEFRDIFMLVGDMPLLGVMIGAILTMIVQSSSATLGITIALASAGLISFEASIALVLGENIGTTITANLAAIGTNLAAKRTAFAHFLFNFLGVAYMLLLMPFFLSFVNSITPGDADFVIQTQQQAQTLGGVIGDKPFIARHIANTHSLFNIINTIIFLPLVGILAKLTTFIIRGRDEEMEFHLKYIDNRVLNTPPIALGQAQAETRRMGQIALEMLDETLLFLKDGNDKHIAVLEKKEDIVDLLQKEITDFLVALSQKSITQDTSQEIASMMHMVNDLERVGDHCENLWRLGQKKAAQKICFSDVGEAELVEIGESTKGLLEFVLSGLAREDQTILEKARHMEDNIDYLEESMRNNHIARLNTGECAVLPGLVFIDMLHNFEKIGDHTYNVAQAVVGEK, encoded by the coding sequence ATGCTGGATATTCTTCTCAATGAGAAACTGATTTTCGGCCTGGTCGGCGGACTGGGCATTTTCCTTTTCGGCATGAAGATCATGTCCGAAGGGTTACAGAAGATCGCCGGCGACCGCATGCGCAAGATTCTCGCGGCTCTGACCAACAACCGGGTCATCGGCACCCTGGTCGGCATCGCCGTGACCGCCATTATCCAATCTTCCAGTGCCACCACGGTCATGGTCGTCGGCTTCGTCAATGCCGGTCTCATGTCCCTGGTCCAGTCCATCGGCGTTATTCTCGGCGCCAATATCGGCACCACCATCACCGCCCAGCTCATCGCCTTCAAAATCACCAAATTCGCCTTACCCGCCATTGGCCTCGGCGCCGGACTCAAGCTCTTTTCCCGCAGTCGTAAATGGATGTACATGGGGGAGGTTCTGCTTGGTTTCGGTTTCCTCTTCTTCGGCCTGCAGATCATGGAACAGGCCTTCAACCCCCTGAAGACGAGCGACGAGTTTCGTGACATTTTTATGCTGGTCGGCGATATGCCCTTGCTGGGTGTCATGATCGGGGCGATTCTGACCATGATCGTGCAGAGCAGCAGTGCCACTTTGGGGATCACCATCGCCCTGGCCAGCGCCGGGCTCATCTCCTTCGAGGCGAGCATCGCTCTGGTTCTGGGGGAAAATATCGGCACCACCATTACCGCCAACCTGGCCGCCATCGGCACCAACCTGGCGGCCAAGCGTACGGCTTTTGCTCATTTTCTTTTCAACTTTCTCGGCGTCGCTTACATGCTGTTGCTGATGCCGTTTTTTCTCTCCTTCGTCAACAGCATCACCCCTGGGGATGCCGATTTTGTCATTCAGACCCAACAGCAGGCCCAGACCCTGGGTGGCGTCATCGGCGACAAACCCTTTATCGCCCGACATATCGCCAATACCCATTCGCTCTTCAATATCATCAACACCATTATCTTTCTGCCCTTGGTCGGTATCCTGGCCAAATTGACCACCTTCATTATCCGTGGCCGGGACGAGGAGATGGAATTTCATCTGAAATACATCGATAACCGTGTCCTCAATACGCCGCCGATCGCCTTGGGGCAAGCCCAGGCCGAAACCCGGCGCATGGGCCAGATCGCCTTGGAAATGCTTGACGAAACCCTGCTCTTTTTAAAGGACGGCAACGACAAGCACATTGCCGTCCTGGAGAAGAAGGAGGACATCGTCGATTTGCTGCAAAAGGAAATCACTGACTTCCTTGTCGCTCTGTCGCAGAAATCGATCACCCAGGACACCTCCCAGGAGATCGCCTCGATGATGCACATGGTCAACGACCTGGAGCGGGTGGGGGATCATTGTGAAAATCTCTGGCGACTGGGTCAGAAAAAAGCCGCCCAGAAGATCTGTTTCTCGGATGTCGGCGAAGCCGAATTGGTGGAGATCGGCGAAAGCACCAAGGGCCTGCTGGAATTCGTTCTGTCCGGATTGGCCAGGGAGGATCAGACCATTTTGGAGAAGGCCCGGCACATGGAAGACAACATCGATTATTTGGAAGAGTCGATGCGCAACAATCACATCGCTCGGCTCAACACCGGAGAATGTGCCGTATTACCCGGTCTGGTCTTCATCGATATGCTGCACAACTTCGAGAAGATCGGCGACCACACCTACAATGTTGCGCAAGCGGTGGTGGGAGAGAAGTAG
- a CDS encoding cyclic nucleotide-binding domain-containing protein, with the protein MSDINLLPLKASALFVGMSEAEIGSLSGLFEEKPVPAGKTVFIENMPGESLYLIREGTIRISKMLAEGDEQTLVVLAAEDTFGEMAVLDSAPRSATARVIEDARLLSIGRTPFERFCDSHPALGLKLLRNLSRILARRVREEHEDFRALLNLALGRKES; encoded by the coding sequence ATGAGTGACATCAATCTTTTGCCGCTCAAGGCAAGCGCCCTTTTCGTCGGCATGTCCGAGGCGGAAATCGGGTCCCTGAGCGGCCTCTTTGAAGAGAAGCCGGTTCCGGCGGGTAAGACGGTTTTTATCGAAAACATGCCCGGGGAATCCCTCTACCTGATCCGCGAGGGAACCATCCGCATTTCCAAGATGCTTGCCGAAGGGGACGAGCAGACCCTGGTGGTCCTCGCCGCCGAGGACACTTTCGGCGAGATGGCGGTGCTGGACAGCGCCCCCCGCTCCGCCACCGCCCGGGTGATCGAGGATGCCCGCCTGCTGAGCATCGGCCGGACGCCTTTCGAGCGTTTTTGCGACAGTCACCCGGCCTTGGGGCTGAAGCTGTTGCGGAACCTCAGCCGCATTCTCGCCCGTCGGGTGCGCGAGGAGCATGAGGATTTCCGCGCCCTGCTCAATCTGGCCCTGGGGCGCAAAGAGTCCTGA
- a CDS encoding OmpA family protein translates to MKRWPIILLFSFLLIGGPVRQASANPTQYGDTGLLSQPSAETLNAGNICIGLWANCAASKGGGGEATILPATITLGLGTFMEAYGSFPNLLFNDDELESGRGYANLGFKLRVLGKRSSPFKLAVDGQMRRLVTDDPEYDGLTDVLGRLIASYKPGKFGIHLNAGYLTTESPPDIDYDDQYIFGAGLEFLPAYRLRLIAELEAQTEKFKGADAPLEATLGMQYFLMPHLTLNFGVGLGMSNASPDWRALVGLSGCQGVGNFITPIERVTEDAPENGGDKAEEQEKKIRLKTLTPLLSLGEQDTSPVARWELPVPADEPEIIVGPEENLKVETQPVLEGLAVASFDAGQVAPSASESVVPTRAAVYRQFRLPDTIFAADQRSLSDEGRENLALLAEALRADRQWLLVRIDAHTDNVGPDQYNEELSRQRAATVASYLVLRQGIEPKRVFVKGFGESLPIADNALPEGRTENRRIEVRVLTPREIVE, encoded by the coding sequence ATGAAACGCTGGCCGATCATCCTGCTTTTTTCCTTCCTGCTTATCGGCGGGCCAGTTCGACAGGCCTCGGCCAATCCCACCCAATATGGCGACACCGGCCTTCTGTCGCAACCTTCCGCTGAAACCCTCAACGCCGGCAATATCTGCATCGGACTCTGGGCCAATTGTGCCGCATCCAAAGGGGGAGGGGGGGAAGCCACCATCCTGCCGGCGACCATCACCCTCGGGTTGGGAACCTTCATGGAAGCCTACGGCTCCTTTCCCAATCTGCTCTTCAATGATGACGAACTCGAGAGCGGCCGCGGGTACGCCAATCTCGGCTTCAAACTTCGCGTCCTCGGAAAACGTTCTTCCCCCTTCAAGCTCGCTGTCGATGGCCAGATGCGGCGCCTGGTGACGGACGATCCCGAATACGACGGCCTGACCGATGTTCTCGGGCGGCTGATCGCCAGTTACAAACCGGGGAAGTTCGGGATCCATCTCAACGCGGGTTATCTCACGACCGAATCCCCTCCCGATATCGACTATGACGATCAGTATATTTTCGGCGCCGGCCTTGAATTCCTGCCGGCTTACCGCCTGCGTCTGATTGCCGAGCTCGAAGCCCAGACGGAAAAGTTCAAAGGGGCCGATGCGCCGCTGGAGGCGACCTTGGGCATGCAATATTTTCTGATGCCGCACCTGACCCTCAACTTCGGTGTCGGTCTCGGAATGAGCAATGCCAGTCCGGACTGGCGGGCGCTGGTAGGGCTCAGTGGTTGCCAGGGCGTCGGCAACTTCATCACTCCCATCGAGCGGGTCACCGAAGATGCCCCGGAAAATGGCGGGGACAAGGCTGAGGAACAAGAGAAAAAGATCCGTCTCAAGACCCTGACGCCGTTGCTCTCCCTCGGCGAGCAGGATACGTCCCCCGTTGCCCGGTGGGAGTTGCCGGTGCCCGCCGATGAACCGGAAATCATTGTCGGTCCCGAGGAAAACCTCAAGGTCGAGACCCAACCGGTGCTGGAAGGGTTGGCGGTAGCTTCCTTCGATGCCGGCCAGGTTGCGCCGTCGGCGAGTGAATCCGTCGTCCCGACCCGTGCCGCTGTTTATCGCCAATTCCGTCTGCCCGATACGATTTTCGCTGCCGACCAACGCAGCCTTTCCGACGAGGGGCGGGAAAACCTTGCTCTGCTGGCCGAAGCCTTGCGTGCCGACCGGCAATGGCTGCTGGTGCGGATCGATGCCCATACCGACAACGTCGGGCCCGACCAGTACAACGAGGAACTCTCCCGGCAGCGGGCGGCGACCGTCGCCAGTTATCTGGTGCTGCGTCAGGGGATCGAACCGAAGCGGGTCTTCGTCAAAGGCTTTGGTGAGAGCCTGCCGATTGCCGATAACGCCCTCCCGGAAGGGCGTACCGAAAACCGCCGGATCGAAGTGCGGGTCTTGACCCCTCGGGAGATCGTGGAATGA
- a CDS encoding integration host factor subunit beta, with protein MNKSELVESLANKKNLTYKKAEEIVNLIFDSMTQALVEGGRIEIRGFGSFVVKDYKSYMGRNPKTGEVIQVMPKKLPFFKVGKELRERVNNS; from the coding sequence ATGAACAAGTCGGAACTGGTGGAAAGCCTGGCCAACAAGAAGAATCTGACCTATAAGAAGGCCGAGGAAATCGTCAATCTCATTTTCGATTCCATGACCCAGGCTCTGGTCGAGGGGGGGCGCATCGAGATTCGCGGTTTCGGCAGCTTTGTGGTCAAGGATTACAAGTCGTACATGGGGCGCAACCCCAAGACCGGCGAAGTGATTCAGGTGATGCCCAAAAAACTACCTTTTTTCAAAGTCGGCAAAGAACTGCGCGAGCGGGTTAACAATTCTTAG
- a CDS encoding tetratricopeptide repeat protein — protein sequence MGLLSRFFAPKDPLEHLRRLAREERWADLLRQGEEPVEGLAPDARAEWLSLLTEAGDRLAELNLAEGEACLQIDDRERALEHFQLAAEQGRSPALCETAQKRLTDLSAPTVVNPHAKANASSCCASGCASTASSSAEEADMPDPETRLELVLSNYPADLAERYWHTGADFRQAFLAAHEGRDVEALAGFDALPGSERDDLFHFERGALRARMGDVAAGRQDLEQAVVMNPAHALAFETLVRLDFLENRPKEAEARLNRMLSANLVPAFCHGCLARLRAAEGNLPAALAHGEEALQEGPAELEVLLLVARLYEQNGRFAEAEELLKRLPSSGCGGAPHVLLAEFWLRHGQSLKKALESFRAEASRDPANPRWPLRMAQACAALGRLGEGRPWLERLPTVDELASDLREEARETLMRYGK from the coding sequence ATGGGCTTGCTGAGCCGTTTTTTTGCCCCCAAGGATCCGTTGGAACATCTTCGCCGCCTGGCCCGTGAAGAACGCTGGGCCGATCTTCTCCGTCAGGGAGAAGAGCCCGTGGAGGGGCTGGCCCCTGATGCCCGGGCCGAGTGGCTGTCTCTGTTGACTGAGGCCGGGGATCGCCTGGCGGAACTCAATCTCGCGGAAGGGGAGGCCTGCCTCCAGATCGACGACCGGGAACGGGCTTTGGAACATTTTCAACTGGCCGCTGAACAGGGTCGGTCCCCCGCTTTATGCGAAACCGCGCAAAAACGCCTTACTGATCTTTCCGCTCCCACTGTTGTGAATCCTCACGCAAAAGCGAATGCTTCATCCTGTTGTGCCTCAGGCTGCGCCTCTACGGCTTCGTCTTCGGCCGAAGAGGCCGATATGCCCGATCCGGAAACGCGACTGGAGCTGGTACTAAGCAACTATCCCGCGGATTTGGCTGAACGTTACTGGCATACCGGCGCAGACTTCCGCCAAGCCTTTCTGGCCGCCCACGAAGGGCGCGATGTCGAGGCTTTGGCCGGTTTCGATGCTCTGCCTGGCAGCGAGCGGGATGACCTTTTCCATTTCGAGCGGGGTGCCCTGCGCGCCCGTATGGGGGATGTCGCCGCCGGGCGTCAGGACCTGGAGCAGGCGGTGGTGATGAATCCCGCCCATGCTCTTGCTTTCGAAACCCTGGTGCGCCTCGATTTTCTCGAAAACCGTCCGAAAGAGGCTGAAGCGCGTCTTAATCGCATGCTCTCCGCGAACCTGGTACCGGCCTTCTGCCATGGCTGTCTGGCCCGTCTGCGAGCGGCCGAGGGGAACCTGCCCGCGGCTTTGGCCCATGGCGAGGAAGCCCTGCAGGAAGGTCCGGCGGAGCTGGAGGTTCTGCTCCTGGTGGCGCGCCTGTATGAGCAAAATGGACGTTTCGCCGAAGCGGAGGAGCTGTTGAAACGCCTGCCGTCTTCTGGCTGTGGCGGCGCCCCCCATGTTTTGCTTGCCGAGTTCTGGCTGCGGCATGGACAATCCCTGAAAAAAGCCCTGGAATCGTTCCGCGCCGAGGCTTCTCGCGATCCCGCCAACCCCCGTTGGCCGCTGCGCATGGCTCAGGCCTGCGCGGCCCTGGGCCGTCTCGGTGAGGGGCGCCCCTGGCTGGAACGGCTGCCGACGGTGGACGAGCTCGCTTCCGATTTGCGCGAAGAGGCCCGCGAAACCCTGATGCGCTATGGTAAGTAG
- a CDS encoding helix-turn-helix domain-containing protein, translating to MKIKKIVGKKLKNIRLKRDLTIQELADRSKVSSNMISRIERGLTIPSVEILMKLAAVFDKSINYFVEEVTTTNEIVYTSPGNRDQTVYDDEHNMHTESFTSGLRDPQFMSFFCTVKKGGTSGVQKMYHPGDELIYILEGTLEITIAGERYLLRPGDSISFKSHLPHRWDNVGEQDAKVIWTLSPFTTI from the coding sequence ATGAAAATCAAAAAGATCGTTGGGAAAAAGCTGAAGAATATCCGCCTCAAACGGGATCTCACCATTCAGGAGTTGGCCGATCGTTCCAAGGTGTCGTCGAATATGATTTCACGTATCGAGCGGGGGTTGACGATCCCCTCGGTAGAGATCCTGATGAAACTGGCGGCGGTTTTCGACAAAAGCATCAACTACTTCGTCGAAGAGGTCACGACCACTAACGAAATCGTCTACACCTCGCCGGGGAATCGGGATCAGACGGTTTACGATGACGAGCACAACATGCATACCGAGTCTTTCACCTCGGGCTTGCGCGACCCGCAATTCATGTCTTTTTTCTGCACGGTAAAAAAAGGTGGGACAAGTGGCGTCCAGAAAATGTATCATCCGGGCGATGAACTGATCTACATCCTGGAAGGCACCCTGGAAATCACCATCGCCGGGGAGCGCTATCTGCTACGTCCGGGGGACAGCATCTCCTTTAAATCCCATTTGCCTCACCGTTGGGACAATGTCGGTGAGCAGGACGCCAAGGTCATCTGGACCCTCTCTCCCTTCACCACGATCTAA
- a CDS encoding helix-turn-helix domain-containing protein, producing MVKKMIGKKLKSTRLKNEMTIQDLADRSRVSSNMISRIERGLTVPSVEILMKLANAFGMSINYFVEEAEKGSTVVFTKAGQGEPIFFFEDKHQITSLTQGIRDPNFAVFYDALEKDCSSGEGGMIHTGEEFALVLEGRMQFMINGDTYVLEKGDSLVFKASLPHTWKNLHDGQTIVMWVVSPAPNLAQ from the coding sequence ATGGTCAAGAAAATGATCGGCAAGAAACTCAAATCCACCCGTTTAAAAAACGAGATGACGATCCAGGACTTGGCGGACCGCTCCCGCGTCTCCTCCAATATGATTTCCCGGATCGAGCGCGGCCTGACCGTTCCTTCCGTCGAAATCCTGATGAAATTGGCCAACGCCTTCGGCATGAGCATCAACTATTTTGTCGAGGAAGCGGAGAAAGGATCAACCGTCGTTTTTACCAAAGCTGGGCAGGGGGAGCCGATCTTTTTCTTTGAGGACAAGCATCAGATCACCAGCCTCACCCAGGGTATCCGCGACCCCAATTTCGCGGTTTTCTATGATGCCCTGGAGAAAGATTGCAGTAGCGGCGAGGGGGGGATGATTCACACCGGGGAAGAGTTCGCCCTGGTCCTCGAAGGGCGCATGCAATTTATGATCAACGGCGACACTTACGTGCTGGAAAAGGGGGATTCCCTGGTTTTCAAGGCCTCTTTGCCCCATACCTGGAAAAACCTCCACGACGGCCAGACGATCGTGATGTGGGTGGTTTCTCCGGCCCCGAACCTGGCGCAATGA